In a genomic window of Ipomoea triloba cultivar NCNSP0323 chromosome 3, ASM357664v1:
- the LOC116012251 gene encoding protease Do-like 7 isoform X2: MEDLLENLVLEDASGPESPIPKEELCMEIDPPYKNVVNAEDWRGALNKVVPAVVVLRITSCRAFDTQSAGSSYATGFVVDKCRGIILTNRHVVKPGPVVAEAMFVNREETPVYPIYRDPVHDFGFFRYDPSAIKFLSYEEVPLAPEAACVGLEIRVVGNDSGEKVSILSGTIARLDRDAPNYKKNGYNDFNTFYIQAASGTKGGSSGSPVIDCQGRAVALNAGGRSLSASAFFLPLERVMRALKFLREGRVYSMNKWEAVSIPRGTLQATFIHKGFDETRRLGLQSETEQLVRNSSPPDETGMLVVDSVVPGGPAYNRLEPGDILLRMNGEVITQFLRMEIILDDSVKQKVELQIERGGISLTINLVVQDLHSITPDYFLEVSGAVIHPLSYQQARNFHFSCGLVYVAEPGYLLYRAGVPCHAIIKKFAGKDISRLEDLISLLSKLSRGVRVPLQYISCRDRHRRKSVLVTIDHHEWYAPPQIYTRDDNSGLWIAKPAFPPGSLLLSGINPVKQDLLYNTVSSCAGESSPMDDTPQHVGQNSTDDITNMETSYKCVAEEENSSADGIVESDCSLQDLTKERLMDTGTVDAVVVKDDEAELGNASIVEHAIESTLVMFEVHVPSSCMLDGIHSQHLYGTGVIVYHSETMGLVVVDKNTVAVSVSDVLLSFGAFPIEIPGQVVFLHPVHNFAVVAYDPKALGTVGASAVRAAELLPEPPLCRGDTVSLVGLTRNIRAKSRKSIVTNPCAALTVASADCPQYKATNMEVIELDIDFGASFSGVLIDDCGRVQALWGSFSTQVHKHKHLSTKARSKKLKYGSNSSENHQFVRGIPILTISQVLAKIISGAAGPPLLINGVKQAMPLVRILEVKLYPLLLSKARNFGLSDSWIQALLKKDPTRHQVLRVKGCFAGSGAKNVLEQGDMILAISKQPVTCFRDIEDACQALDQCSNSDGKLNMTIFRQGREIEVVVETDVRDGNGSTRAINWCGCIVQDPHPAVRELGFLPKEGHGVYVSRMCRGSPAHRYHLYALQWIVEINGKATPDLDAFVNATKELEHGEFVRVRTVQLDEKPRVLTLKQDLHYWPTWELRFDPDTAMWRRTVIKACH; this comes from the exons ATGGAGGATTTGTTGGAGAATTTGGTTTTGGAGGATGCATCGGGACCGGAATCGCCTATACCGAAGGAGGAACTGTGTATGGAGATTGATCCTCCGTACAAGAACGTCGTCAACGCCGAGGACTGGCGGGGGGCTCTTAACAAGGTGGTTCCCGCGGTGGTCGTTCTCCGGATCACCTCATGTCGAGCTTTCGACACTCAGTCCGCCGGTTCCAGTTACGCAACCGGCTTCGTTGTGGATAAGTGCCGGGGAATCATACTCACAAACCGCCACGTGGTTAAACCTG GACCTGTGGTGGCGGAAGCTATGTTTGTGAACCGTGAAGAAACCCCTGTCTATCCAATATACAGGGACCCT GTTCATGATTTTGGGTTTTTCCGCTATGACCCTAGTGCGATAAAATTTCTGAGCTATGAAGAAGTTCCGCTTGCTCCTGAAGCTGCTTGTGTAGGACTGGAAATCAGGGTTGTTGGAAATGATAGTGGAGAgaag GTCTCTATTTTGAGTGGCACCATTGCACGTTTGGATAGGGATGCTCCAAATTATAAGAA GAATGGTTACAATGACTTCAATACATTTTATATACAA GCTGCATCTGGGACTAAAGGTGGTTCAAGTGGCTCTCCAGTAATTGACTGCCAAGGCAGAGCAGTTGCTTTAAATGCTGGGGGCAGGTCATTAAGTGCCTCTGCTTTTTTCCTACCTTTAGAACGA GTCATGAGGGCTTTGAAATTCCTACGAGAAGGAAGAGTGTATTCCATGAACAAATGGGAGGCTGTCTCCATTCCTCGTGGTACACTTCAG GCAACATTTATCCATAAAGGATTTGATGAGACCCGCCGGCTTGGTCTTCAAAGTGAAACAGAGCAG TTAGTGCGTAATTCATCCCCCCCGGATGAAACTGGAATGCTTGTTGTTGATTCTGTG GTGCCAGGTGGTCCAGCTTATAATCGATTAGAGCCAGGTGATATTCTTCTTCGAATGAATGGGGAG GTGATTACCCAGTTCCTCAGAATGGAAATTATACTTGATGACAGTGTCAAGCAGAAAGTTGAACTTCAAATTGAAAGGGGTGGTATTTCATTGACCATTAACTTGGTG GTTCAGGATCTGCACTCAATAACTCCTGACTACTTCTTGGAAGTCAGCGGTGCAGTGATACACCCTCTTTCTTATCAACag GCTAGGAATTTCCATTTTTCTTGTGGCCTTGTCTATGTTGCAGAACCAGG ATACTTGCTCTATAGAGCAGGAGTTCCTTGCCATGctatcattaaaaagtttgcAGGTAAAGATATATCAAGACTTGAGGATTTAATTTCTCTCCTATCTAAGTTGTCTAGGGGTGTAAGAGTACCACTACAGTATATAAGCTGCAGAGATCGCCACAGAAGAAAG TCAGTTTTAGTCACAATTGACCACCATGAGTGGTATGCCCCACCTCAGATATACACCCGTGATGATAATTCTGGCTTATGGATAGCTAAGCCTGCTTTTCCACCTGGTTCGCTTCTCTTGTCTGGCATCAATCCTGTCAAACAAGATCTGTTGTACAATACTGTATCATCTTGTGCTGGTGAATCTAGTCCAATGGATGACACACCTCAACATGTTGGCCAGAATTCAACAGATGACATTACAAATATGGAAACCAGTTATAAGTGTGTTGCAGAGGAAGAGAACTCATCTGCTGATGGAATTGTTGAATCTGATTGTTCCTTGCAAGATCTAACAAAAGAAAGATTGATGGACACAGGGACTGTAGATGCTGTAGTTGTCAAAGATGATGAAGCAGAGTTAGGTAATGCCTCCATTGTTGAGCATGCAATTGAGTCCACTCTTGTGATGTTTGAG GTTCATGTTCCATCATCTTGTATGCTGGATGGCATCCACTCACAGCATCTTTACGGAACTGGTGTGATTGTATACCATTCTGAAACCATGGGCTTGGTTGTTGTTGATAAGAACACTGTTGCAGTGTCAGTTTCTGATGTCTTGCTCTCTTTTGGTGCTTTTCCTATTGAAATCCCTGGGCAG GTAGTCTTCCTCCATCCGGTGCACAATTTTGCTGTTGTTGCATATGACCCTAAAGCACTAGGAACTGTTGGTGCTTCTGCCGTTCGCGCCGCTGAGCTTCTTCCTG AACCCCCTCTTTGTCGCGGAGATACAGTATCTCTTGTGGGATTAACCAGAAACATACGGGCAAAATCCAGGAAATCAATTGTCACAAATCCTTGTGCTGCCTTGACCGTTGCATCAGCTGATTGTCCACAGTATAAAGCAACAAACATGGAAGTTATTGAACTTGATATTG ATTTTGGTGCTTCATTTTCTGGTGTGCTGATTGATGACTGTGGACGAGTTCAAGCCCTATGGGGCAGCTTCTCAACTCAGGTTCATAAACACAAACATCTGTCCACAAAAGCAAGAAGTAAAAAG CTCAAGTATGGTTCTAATTCATCAGAAAATCATCAGTTTGTCCGTGGAATTCCAATTCTTACAATTAGTCAAGTCCTTGCAAAGATCATATCTGGTGCTGCTGGACCCCCTCTTCTTATAAATGGTGTCAAACAGGCTATGCCACTTGTGAGAATATTAGAAGTTAAACTCTATCCTTTGTTGCTTTCCAAAGCCCGCAATTTTGGACTAAGTGATAGTTGGATCCAG GCCCTTTTGAAAAAGGATCCTACAAGGCATCAAGTTTTGAGAGTCAAAGGTTGCTTTGCTGGGTCAGGAGCTAAAAATGTATTAGAGCAAGGTGACATGATTTTAGCAATCAGCAAGCAGCCAGTTACGTGCTTCCGTGACATTGAAGATGCTTGCCAAGCACTAGACCAGTGTAGTAACAGTGATGGAAAGCTTAACATGACTATTTTCCGTCAG GGGCGTGAAATTGAAGTAGTTGTGGAAACTGATGTGAGGGATGGGAATGGAAGTACACGTGCAATTAACTGGTGTGGGTGTATTGTCCAAGATCCTCACCCAGCTGTGCGTGAGCTTGGATTTCTCCCTAAAGAAGGCCATGGAGTATATGTGTCAAG GATGTGTCGTGGGAGCCCAGCACATCGGTATCACCTGTATGCTCTCCAATGGATTGTTGAAATTAATGGGAAAGCAACTCCTGATTTGGATGCTTTTGTCAATGCCACAAAG GAATTGGAGCATGGAGAGTTTGTGCGTGTAAGAACAGTGCAGTTGGACGAGAAGCCTCGAGTGCTTACCCTGAAACAGGATTTACACTACTGGCCAACATGGGAACTCAGATTTGACCCTGACACCGCAATGTGGCGGCGCACGGTTATCAAGGCATGCCATTAA
- the LOC116012251 gene encoding protease Do-like 7 isoform X1 yields MEDLLENLVLEDASGPESPIPKEELCMEIDPPYKNVVNAEDWRGALNKVVPAVVVLRITSCRAFDTQSAGSSYATGFVVDKCRGIILTNRHVVKPGPVVAEAMFVNREETPVYPIYRDPVHDFGFFRYDPSAIKFLSYEEVPLAPEAACVGLEIRVVGNDSGEKVSILSGTIARLDRDAPNYKKNGYNDFNTFYIQAASGTKGGSSGSPVIDCQGRAVALNAGGRSLSASAFFLPLERVMRALKFLREGRVYSMNKWEAVSIPRGTLQATFIHKGFDETRRLGLQSETEQLVRNSSPPDETGMLVVDSVVPGGPAYNRLEPGDILLRMNGEVITQFLRMEIILDDSVKQKVELQIERGGISLTINLVVQDLHSITPDYFLEVSGAVIHPLSYQQARNFHFSCGLVYVAEPGYLLYRAGVPCHAIIKKFAGKDISRLEDLISLLSKLSRGVRVPLQYISCRDRHRRKSVLVTIDHHEWYAPPQIYTRDDNSGLWIAKPAFPPGSLLLSGINPVKQDLLYNTVSSCAGESSPMDDTPQHVGQNSTDDITNMETSYKCVAEEENSSADGIVESDCSLQDLTKERLMDTGTVDAVVVKDDEAELGNASIVEHAIESTLVMFEVHVPSSCMLDGIHSQHLYGTGVIVYHSETMGLVVVDKNTVAVSVSDVLLSFGAFPIEIPGQVVFLHPVHNFAVVAYDPKALGTVGASAVRAAELLPEPPLCRGDTVSLVGLTRNIRAKSRKSIVTNPCAALTVASADCPQYKATNMEVIELDIDFGASFSGVLIDDCGRVQALWGSFSTQVHKHKHLSTKARSKKHFQLKYGSNSSENHQFVRGIPILTISQVLAKIISGAAGPPLLINGVKQAMPLVRILEVKLYPLLLSKARNFGLSDSWIQALLKKDPTRHQVLRVKGCFAGSGAKNVLEQGDMILAISKQPVTCFRDIEDACQALDQCSNSDGKLNMTIFRQGREIEVVVETDVRDGNGSTRAINWCGCIVQDPHPAVRELGFLPKEGHGVYVSRMCRGSPAHRYHLYALQWIVEINGKATPDLDAFVNATKELEHGEFVRVRTVQLDEKPRVLTLKQDLHYWPTWELRFDPDTAMWRRTVIKACH; encoded by the exons ATGGAGGATTTGTTGGAGAATTTGGTTTTGGAGGATGCATCGGGACCGGAATCGCCTATACCGAAGGAGGAACTGTGTATGGAGATTGATCCTCCGTACAAGAACGTCGTCAACGCCGAGGACTGGCGGGGGGCTCTTAACAAGGTGGTTCCCGCGGTGGTCGTTCTCCGGATCACCTCATGTCGAGCTTTCGACACTCAGTCCGCCGGTTCCAGTTACGCAACCGGCTTCGTTGTGGATAAGTGCCGGGGAATCATACTCACAAACCGCCACGTGGTTAAACCTG GACCTGTGGTGGCGGAAGCTATGTTTGTGAACCGTGAAGAAACCCCTGTCTATCCAATATACAGGGACCCT GTTCATGATTTTGGGTTTTTCCGCTATGACCCTAGTGCGATAAAATTTCTGAGCTATGAAGAAGTTCCGCTTGCTCCTGAAGCTGCTTGTGTAGGACTGGAAATCAGGGTTGTTGGAAATGATAGTGGAGAgaag GTCTCTATTTTGAGTGGCACCATTGCACGTTTGGATAGGGATGCTCCAAATTATAAGAA GAATGGTTACAATGACTTCAATACATTTTATATACAA GCTGCATCTGGGACTAAAGGTGGTTCAAGTGGCTCTCCAGTAATTGACTGCCAAGGCAGAGCAGTTGCTTTAAATGCTGGGGGCAGGTCATTAAGTGCCTCTGCTTTTTTCCTACCTTTAGAACGA GTCATGAGGGCTTTGAAATTCCTACGAGAAGGAAGAGTGTATTCCATGAACAAATGGGAGGCTGTCTCCATTCCTCGTGGTACACTTCAG GCAACATTTATCCATAAAGGATTTGATGAGACCCGCCGGCTTGGTCTTCAAAGTGAAACAGAGCAG TTAGTGCGTAATTCATCCCCCCCGGATGAAACTGGAATGCTTGTTGTTGATTCTGTG GTGCCAGGTGGTCCAGCTTATAATCGATTAGAGCCAGGTGATATTCTTCTTCGAATGAATGGGGAG GTGATTACCCAGTTCCTCAGAATGGAAATTATACTTGATGACAGTGTCAAGCAGAAAGTTGAACTTCAAATTGAAAGGGGTGGTATTTCATTGACCATTAACTTGGTG GTTCAGGATCTGCACTCAATAACTCCTGACTACTTCTTGGAAGTCAGCGGTGCAGTGATACACCCTCTTTCTTATCAACag GCTAGGAATTTCCATTTTTCTTGTGGCCTTGTCTATGTTGCAGAACCAGG ATACTTGCTCTATAGAGCAGGAGTTCCTTGCCATGctatcattaaaaagtttgcAGGTAAAGATATATCAAGACTTGAGGATTTAATTTCTCTCCTATCTAAGTTGTCTAGGGGTGTAAGAGTACCACTACAGTATATAAGCTGCAGAGATCGCCACAGAAGAAAG TCAGTTTTAGTCACAATTGACCACCATGAGTGGTATGCCCCACCTCAGATATACACCCGTGATGATAATTCTGGCTTATGGATAGCTAAGCCTGCTTTTCCACCTGGTTCGCTTCTCTTGTCTGGCATCAATCCTGTCAAACAAGATCTGTTGTACAATACTGTATCATCTTGTGCTGGTGAATCTAGTCCAATGGATGACACACCTCAACATGTTGGCCAGAATTCAACAGATGACATTACAAATATGGAAACCAGTTATAAGTGTGTTGCAGAGGAAGAGAACTCATCTGCTGATGGAATTGTTGAATCTGATTGTTCCTTGCAAGATCTAACAAAAGAAAGATTGATGGACACAGGGACTGTAGATGCTGTAGTTGTCAAAGATGATGAAGCAGAGTTAGGTAATGCCTCCATTGTTGAGCATGCAATTGAGTCCACTCTTGTGATGTTTGAG GTTCATGTTCCATCATCTTGTATGCTGGATGGCATCCACTCACAGCATCTTTACGGAACTGGTGTGATTGTATACCATTCTGAAACCATGGGCTTGGTTGTTGTTGATAAGAACACTGTTGCAGTGTCAGTTTCTGATGTCTTGCTCTCTTTTGGTGCTTTTCCTATTGAAATCCCTGGGCAG GTAGTCTTCCTCCATCCGGTGCACAATTTTGCTGTTGTTGCATATGACCCTAAAGCACTAGGAACTGTTGGTGCTTCTGCCGTTCGCGCCGCTGAGCTTCTTCCTG AACCCCCTCTTTGTCGCGGAGATACAGTATCTCTTGTGGGATTAACCAGAAACATACGGGCAAAATCCAGGAAATCAATTGTCACAAATCCTTGTGCTGCCTTGACCGTTGCATCAGCTGATTGTCCACAGTATAAAGCAACAAACATGGAAGTTATTGAACTTGATATTG ATTTTGGTGCTTCATTTTCTGGTGTGCTGATTGATGACTGTGGACGAGTTCAAGCCCTATGGGGCAGCTTCTCAACTCAGGTTCATAAACACAAACATCTGTCCACAAAAGCAAGAAGTAAAAAG CATTTCCAGCTCAAGTATGGTTCTAATTCATCAGAAAATCATCAGTTTGTCCGTGGAATTCCAATTCTTACAATTAGTCAAGTCCTTGCAAAGATCATATCTGGTGCTGCTGGACCCCCTCTTCTTATAAATGGTGTCAAACAGGCTATGCCACTTGTGAGAATATTAGAAGTTAAACTCTATCCTTTGTTGCTTTCCAAAGCCCGCAATTTTGGACTAAGTGATAGTTGGATCCAG GCCCTTTTGAAAAAGGATCCTACAAGGCATCAAGTTTTGAGAGTCAAAGGTTGCTTTGCTGGGTCAGGAGCTAAAAATGTATTAGAGCAAGGTGACATGATTTTAGCAATCAGCAAGCAGCCAGTTACGTGCTTCCGTGACATTGAAGATGCTTGCCAAGCACTAGACCAGTGTAGTAACAGTGATGGAAAGCTTAACATGACTATTTTCCGTCAG GGGCGTGAAATTGAAGTAGTTGTGGAAACTGATGTGAGGGATGGGAATGGAAGTACACGTGCAATTAACTGGTGTGGGTGTATTGTCCAAGATCCTCACCCAGCTGTGCGTGAGCTTGGATTTCTCCCTAAAGAAGGCCATGGAGTATATGTGTCAAG GATGTGTCGTGGGAGCCCAGCACATCGGTATCACCTGTATGCTCTCCAATGGATTGTTGAAATTAATGGGAAAGCAACTCCTGATTTGGATGCTTTTGTCAATGCCACAAAG GAATTGGAGCATGGAGAGTTTGTGCGTGTAAGAACAGTGCAGTTGGACGAGAAGCCTCGAGTGCTTACCCTGAAACAGGATTTACACTACTGGCCAACATGGGAACTCAGATTTGACCCTGACACCGCAATGTGGCGGCGCACGGTTATCAAGGCATGCCATTAA
- the LOC116012252 gene encoding probable aquaporin NIP-type, protein MTKCDDRVEEEAISNMEQGTGTGTGTGTGTSTSRNAGSSCSTAFTTAQKFLAEAVGVYFIIFAGCGSVAVNKLYGGTVTFPGICVTWGLIVMVMVYTLGHVSDGHFNPAVTLTNAIFARFSWKQVPVYIVAQVLGSILASSTLASIFDITPEAFFGTLPVGSNLQSFVVEIIISFLLMFVISSISTDDRATVGDLSGVLIGMTILLNVLVAGPISGASMNPARSIGPAVVKRTYRGLWVYIAGPIIGMVAGAFVYNVLKLTHKPAAGSTGTRSFLKQLSS, encoded by the exons ATGACGAAATGCGATGATAGGGTTGAGGAGGAGGCGATCTCCAATATGGAACAAGGCACTGGGACCGggaccggaaccggaaccggaacgtCGACGTCTCGAAACGCAGGTTCATCTTGCTCGACGGCTTTCACTACTGCTCAGAAG TTTTTAGCGGAGGCGGTAGGGGTTTACTTCATAATATTCGCGGGATGTGGATCGGTGGCGGTGAACAAGTTATACGGCGGCACGGTTACGTTTCCGGGGATATGTGTCACATGGGGATTGATTGTTATGGTTATGGTTTACACGTTGGGTCATGTTTCCGATGGCCACTTTAACCCCGCCGTCACTCTCACCAACGCCATCTTCGCCCGCTTCTCATGGAAACAG GTGCCAGTCTATATTGTGGCTCAAGTACTGGGTTCGATTCTCGCTAGTTCCACATTAGCCTCAATATTCGACATAACACCCGAAGCTTTCTTTGGCACTCTCCCCGTCGGGTCCAACTTGCAGTCCTTTGTTGTAGAAATTATCATCTCCTTCCTCCTCATGTTCGTCATTTCCAGCATTTCAACAGACGATAGAGCAACG GTAGGAGATTTGAGCGGAGTCCTTATCGGAATGACCATCCTTCTGAACGTGTTGGTTGCTGGCCCGATTTCTGGAGCGTCAATGAACCCAGCCCGAAGCATCGGGCCGGCCGTTGTGAAGCGTACTTACAGAGGCCTCTGGGTATACATAGCCGGACCGATAATCGGAATGGTAGCCGGAGCATTTGTATACAACGTGCTTAAACTCACTCACAAACCGGCCGCCGGCTCGACCGGAACCAGATCATTCCTCAAACAGCTCAGTAGTTAG